One window of Mangrovibacterium diazotrophicum genomic DNA carries:
- a CDS encoding family 20 glycosylhydrolase — MRKFLILTVLSLCFTVQLIAQNTSKTLSLVPKPNQLEVLQGSFQLGGDVQIVCANKYLENEAEYLKMALSEATGFPFLISKSVSANTAIVLDIDSSIEGDEAYKIRSSAKQYEIVAKTSAGVFYGIQTFLQLLPPLEKGAVELPLVKIDDEPRFEWRGMHLDVCRHFYSVDVVKKLIDQMSRYKLNTFHWHLTEDQGWRIEIKKYPLLTEVGAWRDSTVVGHMSNYPRTWEGEKSGGFYTQEQVKDVVAYAQARHITIIPEIEMPGHAQAALAAYPWLGCFNDTLRPWTIWGVSENVYCAGKESTFKFLEDVLDEVIPLFPGAYFHVGGDECPKENWKKCPLCQKRMKEEGCKDEHELQSYFIQRMEHYLEKKGKKLIGWDEILEGGLAENAAVMSWRGEQGGIEAAELGHKVVMTPGNWCYFDHYQSTDPNEPTAIGGLTDLEEVYSYDPVPSHLDKEKQKLILGTQANVWTEYIPTAAHLEYMIYPRLCALSEVQWTQPENKDFADFEMRMDDNYLRLANNGIHFRVPPPEGLSPVQIYNSKEATISLSCAAETAVMRYTTDGSEPTEFSKVYEGPLTLKLDSDITLKVAAYLRDDSRSYTVTSVLKKREVKPVKLKNPEKGLDYKFYNGPFDSFEEVGGEPEKTGTVDWLVIPAEIMGKMKGWEFTGYIKVPTDGVYFFLLNSSCGAGLYIGDQLVIDNNGFNYDCMQSGKVELKAGYYPVTVKYFNTIYGQSIKLSYKKPGSDKLEVFPGENYFRK; from the coding sequence ATGAGAAAATTCTTGATTTTAACGGTTTTGAGCCTTTGTTTTACGGTACAGCTGATTGCCCAGAATACCAGTAAAACCTTGAGTTTGGTGCCAAAGCCGAACCAGTTGGAAGTCCTTCAGGGAAGTTTTCAACTGGGCGGAGATGTGCAGATTGTTTGCGCGAACAAATATCTGGAAAATGAAGCTGAATATCTGAAAATGGCACTTTCAGAAGCTACTGGTTTCCCTTTTCTAATATCAAAAAGTGTGTCCGCCAACACTGCGATCGTTCTCGATATTGATTCCAGTATCGAGGGTGACGAAGCTTACAAGATTCGTTCTTCAGCCAAACAATATGAAATAGTAGCGAAAACGTCGGCAGGTGTATTTTACGGAATCCAAACTTTCCTTCAGCTGTTGCCTCCTCTGGAGAAAGGTGCGGTGGAACTACCATTGGTAAAGATTGATGACGAGCCGCGCTTCGAATGGCGTGGAATGCACCTGGATGTATGCCGGCATTTTTACTCGGTTGACGTGGTTAAAAAGTTGATCGACCAAATGTCGCGTTACAAACTGAATACCTTCCATTGGCATTTAACCGAAGATCAGGGCTGGCGGATTGAAATTAAGAAGTACCCGCTATTGACTGAGGTTGGTGCATGGCGCGACTCTACTGTGGTTGGGCACATGTCCAACTACCCGCGCACCTGGGAGGGTGAAAAGAGTGGTGGTTTCTACACGCAGGAGCAGGTGAAAGATGTGGTGGCCTATGCACAGGCTCGTCATATTACCATCATTCCCGAGATTGAAATGCCCGGACACGCGCAGGCGGCTCTGGCTGCTTATCCCTGGCTGGGATGTTTCAACGATACGCTTCGTCCCTGGACGATTTGGGGTGTTTCGGAGAATGTATACTGCGCCGGAAAGGAATCGACCTTCAAGTTTTTGGAAGATGTTTTGGACGAGGTGATTCCGCTTTTCCCCGGTGCGTATTTCCACGTTGGGGGCGACGAGTGTCCGAAAGAGAACTGGAAGAAGTGTCCGTTGTGCCAGAAGCGTATGAAAGAAGAAGGTTGCAAAGACGAGCATGAGCTGCAAAGCTATTTCATTCAGCGTATGGAGCATTACCTCGAGAAAAAAGGCAAAAAACTGATCGGTTGGGATGAGATCCTCGAAGGTGGATTGGCTGAAAATGCGGCGGTGATGTCGTGGCGTGGCGAGCAAGGCGGTATTGAAGCTGCTGAGCTGGGGCATAAAGTGGTGATGACTCCCGGTAACTGGTGCTACTTCGACCACTACCAGTCAACTGATCCAAACGAGCCAACAGCCATTGGCGGGTTGACTGACCTCGAGGAAGTGTACAGCTACGATCCGGTTCCGTCACATTTGGATAAGGAAAAGCAAAAGCTGATTTTGGGAACCCAGGCGAACGTCTGGACCGAATACATACCTACTGCAGCGCATTTGGAGTACATGATTTATCCGCGCTTATGTGCCTTGTCGGAGGTGCAGTGGACACAGCCGGAGAACAAAGATTTTGCTGACTTCGAGATGCGCATGGACGACAATTACCTGCGCTTGGCGAACAATGGCATTCATTTCCGCGTGCCGCCGCCGGAGGGATTGAGCCCGGTGCAGATTTACAACTCGAAAGAAGCAACCATTTCGCTGAGCTGTGCTGCTGAAACTGCCGTGATGCGTTATACGACGGACGGCAGCGAGCCAACCGAGTTCTCGAAAGTTTACGAGGGGCCGCTTACACTGAAACTCGATAGTGATATCACGCTGAAGGTTGCTGCTTACCTGCGCGACGACAGCCGCAGTTACACGGTAACTTCTGTATTGAAAAAACGCGAGGTGAAACCTGTGAAACTGAAGAACCCGGAAAAGGGGCTGGACTACAAATTCTACAACGGGCCGTTTGATTCGTTTGAGGAAGTAGGCGGCGAACCGGAGAAAACCGGAACGGTTGATTGGCTGGTGATCCCTGCAGAGATTATGGGAAAAATGAAGGGCTGGGAATTTACCGGCTACATCAAAGTGCCTACCGACGGTGTTTATTTCTTCCTCTTGAATAGCTCGTGTGGAGCAGGATTGTACATTGGCGACCAGTTGGTGATTGACAATAATGGCTTCAACTACGACTGCATGCAATCAGGGAAAGTAGAGTTGAAGGCGGGTTATTACCCGGTGACGGTGAAGTATTTCAACACCATTTACGGGCAAAGCATTAAGCTGAGCTATAAAAAGCCGGGAAGCGATAAACTGGAAGTTTTCCCTGGCGAAAACTACTTTAGAAAGTAA
- a CDS encoding Sb-PDE family phosphodiesterase — MKMLIRFGIIVYLAFLFVVPTAKGQIRKEIRIPDILGYQTLKCDFHMHTVFSDGDVWPTVRVQEAWREGLDVIAISDHIEYRPHSEDIDADLNRSYEVAKPLADQMGIVLVPAVEITRNMPPGHLNALFVKNANLLEREDWYEACVEAKEQGAFVFWNHPGWEVQQPDTMKWWPEHSRLLNAGILKGIEIYNDKQFYPKALNWAQEKNLVILGNSDLHEPSQQQYNGEDQKRPMTLVFSLDKTEAAIKAALLDNRTAVLFNDTLIGDRRFLTPIFIGAIQLKSKKLNLQNQDIKYLQIYNNSDIPFKLQQRQPSVGFSCPKEIILPPNRTVSIELTGISDEVAQMTTLKMFYEATNLITKRGENLPVNIDVPNK, encoded by the coding sequence ATGAAAATGCTTATTCGCTTTGGGATTATTGTATACCTGGCTTTTTTATTCGTGGTACCGACGGCCAAAGGCCAAATTCGAAAAGAAATTCGAATCCCCGACATTTTGGGTTACCAGACCCTAAAATGCGACTTTCATATGCACACGGTTTTCTCCGACGGCGACGTCTGGCCAACAGTTCGTGTACAGGAAGCCTGGCGCGAAGGACTGGATGTGATTGCCATTAGCGATCACATCGAATACCGGCCTCACTCCGAGGATATTGATGCTGACCTCAACCGTTCGTACGAAGTGGCAAAACCGCTGGCAGACCAGATGGGAATTGTTTTGGTTCCCGCAGTAGAAATAACACGCAACATGCCGCCGGGACACCTGAATGCCCTGTTTGTGAAAAACGCCAACTTGCTGGAACGCGAAGACTGGTACGAGGCCTGCGTTGAAGCCAAAGAACAGGGAGCTTTCGTTTTTTGGAATCATCCAGGTTGGGAAGTTCAGCAACCCGACACAATGAAATGGTGGCCGGAACACAGCAGGCTTTTAAATGCCGGCATTCTAAAAGGGATTGAAATTTATAATGATAAACAATTCTACCCAAAAGCCTTAAACTGGGCCCAGGAAAAGAATTTGGTCATCCTTGGCAATTCAGACCTGCACGAACCAAGCCAGCAACAATATAACGGAGAAGACCAAAAACGGCCGATGACCCTGGTTTTCTCGCTCGATAAAACGGAAGCGGCTATTAAAGCTGCCCTGCTGGATAATCGCACGGCTGTATTGTTCAACGACACGTTGATCGGTGATCGTCGTTTTCTGACTCCGATCTTTATTGGAGCCATTCAGCTAAAAAGCAAAAAGCTGAACCTCCAAAATCAGGACATCAAATACCTGCAAATTTATAACAACAGCGATATTCCGTTCAAACTGCAACAGCGCCAGCCATCGGTTGGCTTTTCGTGCCCGAAGGAAATTATTCTTCCACCTAACCGGACTGTTTCAATTGAACTGACCGGAATTTCCGATGAAGTTGCTCAGATGACAACACTGAAAATGTTTTACGAAGCAACCAACCTGATCACGAAAAGAGGGGAAAATCTACCGGTGAATATTGACGTGCCGAACAAGTAA
- a CDS encoding anthranilate synthase component I family protein produces the protein MKPIQVKVDVKKILGDTLTPVSVYLKFRDLFPKSVLLESSDYHGNENAYSFICIKPLAGFEANEGEITVEYPGGVIEKLQVEDHFSVAKELNNFYKTFQLSGKTKEAPANGLFGYLSYDSVKYFEKIEIKTEKKDAYAIPEVRYHFYKYILAIDHAKDMISLIENLPEGEISEMSQIESLLKNLTFPSTTFEPVGEEVSNITDDEYRHMVTKGKEHCFRGDVFQIVLSRQFSQKYKGDEFQLYRALRTVNPSPYLFFFDYGDYRIFGSSPEAELRIKKGRAIINPIAGTFRRTGNDEQDRLLAEKLCADPKENAEHVMLVDLARNDLSRNADDVRVDNYREVQYFSHVIHLVSEVSGKLPDDTNMISVLGNSFPAGTLSGAPKHMAMQLIDRYENQRRSYYGGTIGFIGFDDSLNHAIMIRSFLAKGNTLFYQAGAGIVAGSVEENELQEVNNKLAALKKAIEIAKEL, from the coding sequence ATGAAACCAATTCAAGTTAAAGTCGACGTTAAAAAGATCTTGGGCGACACGCTTACTCCGGTGAGTGTTTACCTGAAGTTCCGTGATCTTTTCCCTAAATCGGTGCTATTGGAAAGCTCCGACTACCATGGCAACGAAAATGCCTACTCATTCATCTGCATCAAGCCACTGGCTGGTTTTGAGGCCAATGAAGGCGAAATTACGGTTGAGTATCCCGGAGGAGTGATTGAGAAACTACAGGTTGAAGACCATTTCTCAGTTGCTAAAGAACTGAACAACTTTTACAAAACGTTCCAGCTGTCAGGCAAGACCAAGGAAGCTCCGGCCAACGGATTGTTCGGTTACCTCAGTTACGACTCGGTGAAGTATTTCGAGAAGATTGAAATTAAAACCGAGAAGAAAGATGCCTACGCAATCCCTGAAGTTCGGTACCATTTCTACAAATATATCCTGGCAATCGATCACGCAAAAGACATGATTTCGTTGATCGAGAATCTACCTGAAGGAGAAATTTCGGAAATGAGCCAGATTGAATCGTTGTTGAAAAACCTGACCTTCCCTTCTACAACTTTTGAACCGGTTGGCGAGGAAGTATCCAACATTACCGACGATGAATATCGCCACATGGTAACCAAAGGTAAAGAACACTGTTTCCGGGGCGACGTTTTCCAGATTGTTTTGTCCCGCCAGTTTTCGCAAAAATATAAAGGTGATGAATTCCAATTGTACCGCGCGCTGCGGACTGTGAATCCATCACCTTATTTGTTTTTCTTCGATTATGGTGATTACCGCATCTTTGGCTCAAGCCCGGAAGCTGAGTTGCGCATCAAGAAAGGTCGTGCCATTATCAACCCGATTGCCGGAACTTTCCGCCGCACCGGAAACGATGAGCAGGATCGTCTGCTGGCCGAAAAGCTTTGTGCCGATCCAAAAGAAAATGCAGAACATGTGATGCTGGTTGATCTGGCCCGCAACGACCTGAGCCGCAATGCCGACGATGTACGCGTGGACAACTACCGCGAAGTGCAATACTTTTCACATGTCATCCACCTGGTTTCGGAAGTTTCGGGCAAGCTCCCGGACGACACCAACATGATCTCGGTATTGGGGAACTCATTTCCGGCCGGAACACTATCCGGAGCACCGAAGCACATGGCCATGCAGCTGATCGATCGCTACGAAAATCAACGCCGTAGCTATTATGGAGGTACCATTGGTTTCATCGGATTCGACGATAGCCTGAACCATGCCATCATGATTCGTTCGTTCCTCGCCAAAGGAAATACGCTGTTCTACCAGGCAGGCGCGGGAATCGTTGCCGGATCGGTTGAAGAAAATGAGTTACAGGAAGTAAATAACAAGCTGGCTGCATTGAAGAAGGCCATTGAAATTGCTAAAGAATTATAA
- a CDS encoding anthranilate synthase component II — protein MKIVVIDNYDSFTYNLVHAIKKISGQPVDVIRNDELELSDLEKYDKIVLSPGPGIPTEAGLLMDIIKEFAPRKSMLGVCLGHQAIGESFGAKLTNMSHVLHGIATPISVTSPDPILFEELPEKFDVGRYHSWIVDQEGLPDCLQITSLDENGQIMSLKHKQYDVRGVQFHPESVLTPLGEKIIANWLKN, from the coding sequence ATGAAAATAGTAGTCATCGATAATTACGATTCATTCACCTACAACCTGGTGCATGCAATCAAAAAAATATCCGGCCAGCCTGTTGATGTGATCCGCAACGACGAATTGGAGCTGAGCGACCTTGAAAAATACGACAAGATTGTGCTTTCACCCGGACCAGGTATTCCAACCGAAGCCGGCCTGCTGATGGATATTATCAAAGAATTTGCCCCGCGAAAAAGCATGTTGGGCGTTTGCCTCGGGCATCAAGCAATTGGAGAATCATTTGGTGCTAAATTAACGAACATGAGTCATGTTTTGCATGGTATAGCAACACCAATTTCTGTAACTTCGCCCGACCCCATTCTTTTTGAGGAGCTTCCTGAGAAATTCGACGTTGGCCGTTACCACTCTTGGATTGTAGACCAGGAAGGATTACCCGACTGCCTGCAAATAACCAGTCTGGACGAAAACGGACAAATCATGTCGCTGAAGCACAAACAATACGATGTGCGCGGCGTACAATTTCACCCGGAATCGGTGTTGACACCACTCGGAGAGAAGATAATTGCCAACTGGCTAAAGAACTAG
- the trpD gene encoding anthranilate phosphoribosyltransferase, producing the protein MKDTLNYLFTGNNLTQEQARDVLTQIAEGKYTDAEIAAFLTVYRMRLVKAEELIGFREALLDLCVKVDFSEFDTIDVVGTGGDGKNTFNISTASCFVIAGAGYKVTKHGNYGLSSVSGASNMFEYFGYKFSNDVDKLRREVDEIGICFFHAPLFHPAMKNVGPVRRALKVRTLFNMMGPIINPCSPKNQLVGVSDLQIMDLYNQVFKDGDQSYMLVHALDGYDEVSLTGDTRYIDNGMEDNLSPDDFGFSVLTPEELSGGATIEDAAAIFKNIMNATATEAQMNVVIANAALAIKCMHPGKTLSDCVAEANESLKGKKALAVFTKLMNSN; encoded by the coding sequence ATGAAAGATACCCTGAATTACCTGTTTACAGGAAACAATTTGACGCAAGAACAGGCACGCGATGTGCTGACTCAAATAGCAGAAGGCAAATATACTGATGCGGAAATCGCAGCCTTTTTAACCGTATACCGCATGCGCCTGGTGAAGGCAGAAGAACTAATTGGTTTCCGCGAGGCATTGTTAGACCTTTGCGTGAAAGTTGACTTTTCGGAGTTCGACACCATCGACGTAGTAGGAACCGGTGGTGACGGCAAGAACACATTCAACATATCAACCGCCAGCTGCTTTGTAATTGCCGGTGCAGGCTACAAGGTGACCAAACACGGCAATTATGGTTTGTCATCGGTGAGCGGTGCCTCTAACATGTTTGAATACTTCGGCTACAAATTCAGCAACGATGTGGACAAACTGCGCCGCGAGGTTGATGAAATCGGCATTTGCTTCTTCCATGCACCGCTGTTCCACCCGGCCATGAAAAATGTTGGCCCGGTGCGTCGTGCCTTGAAAGTGCGAACGCTGTTCAACATGATGGGCCCAATCATCAACCCATGCTCGCCGAAAAACCAGTTGGTGGGCGTATCCGATTTACAAATTATGGACCTCTACAACCAGGTGTTTAAGGATGGCGACCAAAGTTACATGCTGGTACACGCACTCGACGGTTACGATGAAGTTTCGTTGACCGGCGATACCCGCTACATCGACAACGGTATGGAAGACAACCTTTCGCCGGATGACTTTGGCTTCTCCGTTTTAACTCCGGAAGAGCTTTCGGGCGGAGCTACCATCGAGGACGCTGCTGCGATTTTCAAAAACATTATGAATGCAACAGCTACAGAAGCACAGATGAACGTGGTGATTGCCAATGCAGCACTTGCGATCAAATGCATGCACCCCGGCAAAACACTAAGCGACTGTGTTGCCGAAGCGAATGAATCGCTGAAAGGTAAAAAAGCACTGGCTGTCTTCACAAAATTAATGAACTCAAATTAA
- the trpC gene encoding indole-3-glycerol phosphate synthase TrpC, producing the protein MTILDEINNNKRREVAAAKEKISLEDLKKSPFFGRKTNSLKAALRTPGASGIIAEFKTKSPSKGMINENAEVTEVTSGYVAAGVSGLSVLTDRNYFGGSFENLAKARFTNPKTPILRKDFMLDPYQVYEAKAHGADLILLIAASLSKDEMLKLTELAKELELEVLVEVHTEEEIEKLNPMVDLVGVNNRNLKTFEVDVETSIRLGKLLPEDMIRISESGLSSIDNIQYLRANGYEGFLMGENFMKTENPAQACADFISKLKA; encoded by the coding sequence ATGACAATATTAGACGAAATAAATAACAACAAACGCCGGGAGGTGGCTGCTGCCAAGGAAAAGATCAGTTTGGAAGATTTGAAAAAATCGCCATTCTTTGGTCGGAAAACCAACTCGCTGAAAGCAGCTTTACGCACTCCGGGGGCAAGCGGCATTATTGCCGAATTTAAAACCAAGTCGCCTTCCAAAGGGATGATTAACGAGAACGCAGAGGTTACCGAAGTGACTTCGGGCTACGTTGCGGCTGGTGTTAGCGGACTCTCAGTGTTAACAGACCGCAACTATTTTGGAGGGTCGTTCGAAAATCTGGCCAAAGCCCGTTTCACCAACCCGAAAACACCAATTCTGCGGAAGGACTTCATGCTCGATCCCTACCAGGTTTACGAGGCCAAAGCACACGGAGCTGACCTTATTTTGCTGATTGCTGCCAGCCTGAGCAAAGATGAGATGTTAAAGCTGACCGAATTGGCCAAAGAACTCGAATTGGAAGTTCTGGTTGAAGTTCATACTGAAGAAGAAATTGAAAAGCTGAACCCGATGGTTGATTTGGTTGGTGTGAACAACCGTAACCTGAAAACCTTCGAAGTCGATGTAGAAACTTCTATTCGTTTGGGAAAACTTCTACCGGAAGACATGATCCGCATTTCGGAAAGCGGCTTGTCGTCTATCGACAACATTCAATACCTGCGTGCGAACGGTTACGAAGGCTTTTTGATGGGTGAGAATTTCATGAAAACCGAAAACCCGGCGCAAGCTTGTGCGGATTTCATTTCAAAACTAAAGGCCTAA
- a CDS encoding phosphoribosylanthranilate isomerase: MTGLKIKVCGMRDPKNIDAVCSASPDYIGFIFYPKSKRYVGDNPDESIFSRVPATTIKVGVFVNEDAPKVIEICQKYKLQVAQLHGHESVDYCREIKNAGLTVFKAFSVFDDFDFGQLNAYKEVVDFFLFDTKGKLPGGTGEKFNWGILDQYKLDTPFFLSGGIRPEDCEDLNNLIFEHLFAVDINSGFESEPAVKETDKVSSFILQIRKKQKHTI, encoded by the coding sequence ATGACTGGTTTAAAAATAAAAGTGTGCGGCATGCGTGACCCGAAAAACATTGATGCTGTTTGTTCGGCGTCACCGGATTACATCGGCTTCATCTTTTACCCGAAATCCAAGCGCTATGTCGGCGACAATCCCGACGAATCGATCTTCAGCCGCGTACCCGCTACGACAATAAAAGTTGGCGTATTCGTGAATGAAGATGCCCCAAAAGTGATCGAAATCTGCCAAAAATATAAGCTGCAGGTGGCGCAACTTCACGGGCACGAGTCGGTAGACTATTGCAGAGAAATCAAAAATGCAGGACTGACGGTTTTTAAAGCGTTCTCGGTTTTTGATGACTTTGACTTTGGTCAGTTGAACGCTTATAAAGAAGTTGTCGATTTCTTCCTGTTCGATACGAAAGGAAAACTTCCGGGCGGAACAGGAGAGAAATTTAATTGGGGAATTTTAGATCAGTACAAGCTCGATACCCCATTCTTTTTAAGTGGCGGAATACGGCCCGAAGACTGCGAAGATCTAAACAATCTTATATTCGAACACCTATTCGCAGTCGACATAAATAGCGGATTTGAATCAGAACCAGCAGTAAAAGAAACAGATAAAGTATCAAGCTTTATTCTTCAAATCAGAAAAAAACAAAAACACACGATATGA
- the trpB gene encoding tryptophan synthase subunit beta, whose translation MSYQVNKKGYYGEFGGAFIPEMMHPNIEELQEKYMEIINSYNFRQDFISLLKHYVGRPSPLYLAKRMSEKYQTNIFLKREDLNHTGSHKVNNTIGQILLAKALGKTRIIAETGAGQHGVATATVCALMNMKCIVYMGALDVQRQAPNVKKMRMLGAEVIPAESGNKTLKDATNEAMRDWINNPVDTHYIIGSVVGPHPYPDMVARFQSVISEEIKWQLDEQMGRELPTRVIACVGGGSNAAGAFYHFLDTDSVELIGVEAAGKGVDTDETAATLTLGKPGVLHSSRSYVMQTEDGQIIEPYSISAGLDYPGIGPMHANLHATKRAKYLWATDEEVLEAALELTQLEGIIPALESAHALAALKKIDLKPEDINVINLSGRGDKDMETYLNYFGY comes from the coding sequence ATGAGCTATCAAGTCAACAAAAAAGGATATTACGGAGAGTTTGGCGGGGCGTTCATTCCCGAAATGATGCACCCGAACATTGAAGAATTGCAGGAAAAATACATGGAGATCATCAACTCCTACAATTTCCGTCAGGACTTCATCAGCTTGCTGAAACACTATGTGGGACGGCCGTCTCCACTTTACTTAGCCAAGCGGATGTCCGAAAAATATCAAACCAACATTTTCCTGAAACGGGAAGATTTGAACCACACCGGATCGCACAAAGTGAACAATACCATCGGACAAATTCTGTTGGCGAAGGCCTTGGGCAAAACCCGAATTATTGCCGAAACCGGCGCCGGTCAGCACGGCGTTGCCACAGCGACAGTTTGTGCCTTAATGAACATGAAATGTATTGTTTACATGGGCGCGTTGGACGTTCAACGGCAAGCTCCGAATGTGAAGAAAATGCGCATGCTCGGTGCCGAAGTGATTCCGGCCGAATCGGGAAACAAAACACTTAAAGACGCGACCAACGAAGCCATGCGCGACTGGATCAACAACCCGGTTGACACGCACTACATCATCGGTTCGGTTGTGGGGCCACATCCCTACCCCGACATGGTAGCCCGCTTTCAATCGGTTATCAGCGAAGAAATCAAATGGCAGCTCGACGAGCAAATGGGGCGCGAACTACCAACCCGTGTGATTGCCTGCGTGGGTGGCGGAAGTAACGCAGCCGGTGCTTTTTACCATTTCCTCGATACCGATAGTGTTGAATTGATTGGCGTGGAAGCTGCTGGAAAAGGTGTTGACACCGATGAAACCGCGGCGACATTAACACTTGGAAAACCAGGTGTGCTCCACAGTTCCCGTTCATACGTGATGCAGACAGAAGATGGTCAAATTATTGAACCTTATTCTATTTCTGCTGGTCTAGACTATCCGGGGATTGGGCCGATGCACGCTAACCTGCACGCTACCAAACGTGCCAAATACTTGTGGGCAACCGACGAAGAAGTGCTCGAGGCTGCATTGGAACTGACTCAATTGGAAGGTATCATCCCGGCACTTGAATCGGCACATGCTTTGGCCGCGTTGAAAAAAATCGATCTGAAACCGGAAGATATCAATGTAATCAACCTCTCGGGCCGTGGCGACAAAGACATGGAGACTTACTTAAATTACTTTGGCTATTGA